The Paramisgurnus dabryanus chromosome 6, PD_genome_1.1, whole genome shotgun sequence genome has a window encoding:
- the slc6a9 gene encoding sodium- and chloride-dependent glycine transporter 1 isoform X2, which produces MSESNSSAACIADQNGAVPGEPVKKDENSRRGNWGNQIEFVLTSVGYAVGLGNVWRFPYLCYRNGGGAFMFPYFIMLVFCGIPLFFLELSFGQFTSLGCLGVWKVSPMFKGVGYGMMVVSTYIGIYYNVVICIAFYYFFMSMTNVLPWTYCNNPWNTPDCSGVAGTPRANATFANVSAVVSGVTEIVNRTKRTSPSEEYWRNYVLNTSDGIGNFGEVRLPILGCLAVSWVVVFLCLIRGVKSSGKVVYFTATFPYVVLTILFIRGITLEGAIMGIKYYLTPQWHKILDAKVWGDAASQIFYSLGCAWGGLITMASYNKFHNNCFRDSIIISVTNCATSVYAGFVIFSILGFMAHHLGVDVSEVADHGPGLAFVAYPEALTLLPISPLWSLLFFFMLILLGLGTQFCLLETLVTAVVDEIGTDWIIRNKTYVTLGVAIIGFLLGVPLTTQAGIYWLLLMDNYAASFSLVVISCIMCICIMYVYGHRNYFRDVEMMLGFPPPIFFRICWRFVSPLIITFILIFTVIQYKPITYNDYVYPSWSLVIGFAMALSSVICIPIYALFKIAMSEGSTFAERLKNSVKPDPDWGPALQEHRKGRYAAMGPESVEVCPLKEELKDEGKEKLKEKETDEIGLTIPGSNGSTLNPTPSA; this is translated from the exons ATGTCGGAGTCCAACAGCAGCGCGGCGTGTATTGCCGATCAG AATGGTGCAGTTCCAGGGGAGCCTGTGAAGAAAGATGAAAACTCCAGACGGGGTAACTGGGGAAACCAGATTGAGTTTGTCCTCACCAGTGTGGGCTACGCAGTTGGACTTGGTAATGTCTGGAGGTTTCCTTACCTCTGCTACCGAAATGGAGGAG GTGCCTTCATGTTCCCATACTTCATCATGCTGGTGTTTTGTGGCATCCCATTGTTCTTCCTGGAGCTCTCGTTTGGGCAGTTCACCTCTCTCGGATGCCTGGGAGTCTGGAAGGTCAGCCCCATGTTTAAAG GTGTGGGCTATGGAATGATGGTGGTCTCTACATACATTGGAATCTACTACAATGTGGTGATTTGCATCGCATTTTATTACTTCTTCATGTCAATGACAAACGTGCTGCCCTGGACGTACTGTAACAACCCCTGGAACACACCTGACTGCAGTGGGGTGGCGGGAACTCCACGAGCGAATGCCACCTTTGCCAACGTGTCTGCTGTCGTGTCTGGGGTGACTGAAATAGTCAACCGGACTAAGAGGACAAGTCCTAGTGAAGAATACTGGAG GAACTACGTGCTGAATACATCTGATGGAATTGGGAATTTTGGGGAGGTGCGACTTCCCATCCTAGGCTGTCTGGCTGTGTCTTGGGTCGTGGTGTTTCTTTGTCTCATTCGTGGGGTCAAATCATCAGGCAAG GTGGTGTATTTCACAGCGACCTTCCCGTATGTGGTGCTCACTATTCTCTTCATCAGAGGAATCACGCTGGAGGGAGCCATCATGGGCATCAAATACTACCTGACTCCTCAGTGGCATAAAATTTTAGATGCAAAG GTGTGGGGAGATGCAGCATCACAAATCTTCTATTCCTTGGGCTGTGCCTGGGGTGGGCTGATCACCATGGCTTCATATAATAAGTTTCACAATAACTGTTTCAG AGACAGCATCATCATCAGCGTAACAAACTGTGCCACCAGTGTGTACGCCGGCTTTGTCATCTTCTCCATCCTGGGCTTCATGGCTCATCATCTAGGAGTGGACGTGTCGGAGGTGGCCGATCACGGGCCGGGTCTAGCGTTTGTGGCTTATCCGGAAGCCTTGACGCTGCTGCCCATATCACCTCTCTGGTCCCTGCTTTTCTTCTTTATGCTCATTCTGCTCGGGCTGGGCACACAG TTCTGCCTGCTGGAGACTCTGGTGACGGCTGTAGTTGATGAGATCGGTACTGACTGGATTATCCGAAATAAGACGTATGTCACTCTGGGCGTCGCCATTATAGGTTTCCTGCTCGGAGTACCACTGACCACACAG GCAGGGATATATTGGTTGCTGCTTATGGACAACTATGCTGCCAGCTTCTCGTTAGTCGTCATCTCTTGCATCATGTGCATCTGCATAATGTATGTCTATG GCCACAGGAACTACTTTAGAGATGTGGAGATGATGCTGGGCTTCCCTCCTCCCATCTTTTTCAGGATCTGCTGGAGATTTGTGTCTCCTTTGATTATTACT ttcatCCTGATCTTTACAGTGATCCAGTATAAGCCTATTACCTACAATGACTACGTATATCCTAGTTGGTCATTGGTCATTGGGTTTGCCATGGCTTTGTCTTCAGTAATCTGTATACCAATCTATGCTCTGTTCAAGATTGCCATGTCTGAGGGATCCACATTTGCAGAG CGTTTGAAGAACTCCGTCAAGCCGGACCCAGACTGGGGcccggccctccaggagcacCGCAAGGGCCGGTACGCCGCCATGGGCCCCGAATCTGTGGAGGTGTGTCCCCTCAAAGAAGAACTAAAGGACGAGGGCAAAGAGAAACTCAAGGAGAAAGAAACGGATGAGATCGGTCTGACCATCCCCGGAAGCAACGGCTCCACGTTGAACCCCACACCCAGCGCATAG
- the slc6a9 gene encoding sodium- and chloride-dependent glycine transporter 1 isoform X4: MMMNAKNGAVPGEPVKKDENSRRGNWGNQIEFVLTSVGYAVGLGNVWRFPYLCYRNGGGAFMFPYFIMLVFCGIPLFFLELSFGQFTSLGCLGVWKVSPMFKGVGYGMMVVSTYIGIYYNVVICIAFYYFFMSMTNVLPWTYCNNPWNTPDCSGVAGTPRANATFANVSAVVSGVTEIVNRTKRTSPSEEYWRNYVLNTSDGIGNFGEVRLPILGCLAVSWVVVFLCLIRGVKSSGKVVYFTATFPYVVLTILFIRGITLEGAIMGIKYYLTPQWHKILDAKVWGDAASQIFYSLGCAWGGLITMASYNKFHNNCFRDSIIISVTNCATSVYAGFVIFSILGFMAHHLGVDVSEVADHGPGLAFVAYPEALTLLPISPLWSLLFFFMLILLGLGTQFCLLETLVTAVVDEIGTDWIIRNKTYVTLGVAIIGFLLGVPLTTQAGIYWLLLMDNYAASFSLVVISCIMCICIMYVYGHRNYFRDVEMMLGFPPPIFFRICWRFVSPLIITFILIFTVIQYKPITYNDYVYPSWSLVIGFAMALSSVICIPIYALFKIAMSEGSTFAERLKNSVKPDPDWGPALQEHRKGRYAAMGPESVEVCPLKEELKDEGKEKLKEKETDEIGLTIPGSNGSTLNPTPSA, translated from the exons ATGATGATGAACGCAAAG AATGGTGCAGTTCCAGGGGAGCCTGTGAAGAAAGATGAAAACTCCAGACGGGGTAACTGGGGAAACCAGATTGAGTTTGTCCTCACCAGTGTGGGCTACGCAGTTGGACTTGGTAATGTCTGGAGGTTTCCTTACCTCTGCTACCGAAATGGAGGAG GTGCCTTCATGTTCCCATACTTCATCATGCTGGTGTTTTGTGGCATCCCATTGTTCTTCCTGGAGCTCTCGTTTGGGCAGTTCACCTCTCTCGGATGCCTGGGAGTCTGGAAGGTCAGCCCCATGTTTAAAG GTGTGGGCTATGGAATGATGGTGGTCTCTACATACATTGGAATCTACTACAATGTGGTGATTTGCATCGCATTTTATTACTTCTTCATGTCAATGACAAACGTGCTGCCCTGGACGTACTGTAACAACCCCTGGAACACACCTGACTGCAGTGGGGTGGCGGGAACTCCACGAGCGAATGCCACCTTTGCCAACGTGTCTGCTGTCGTGTCTGGGGTGACTGAAATAGTCAACCGGACTAAGAGGACAAGTCCTAGTGAAGAATACTGGAG GAACTACGTGCTGAATACATCTGATGGAATTGGGAATTTTGGGGAGGTGCGACTTCCCATCCTAGGCTGTCTGGCTGTGTCTTGGGTCGTGGTGTTTCTTTGTCTCATTCGTGGGGTCAAATCATCAGGCAAG GTGGTGTATTTCACAGCGACCTTCCCGTATGTGGTGCTCACTATTCTCTTCATCAGAGGAATCACGCTGGAGGGAGCCATCATGGGCATCAAATACTACCTGACTCCTCAGTGGCATAAAATTTTAGATGCAAAG GTGTGGGGAGATGCAGCATCACAAATCTTCTATTCCTTGGGCTGTGCCTGGGGTGGGCTGATCACCATGGCTTCATATAATAAGTTTCACAATAACTGTTTCAG AGACAGCATCATCATCAGCGTAACAAACTGTGCCACCAGTGTGTACGCCGGCTTTGTCATCTTCTCCATCCTGGGCTTCATGGCTCATCATCTAGGAGTGGACGTGTCGGAGGTGGCCGATCACGGGCCGGGTCTAGCGTTTGTGGCTTATCCGGAAGCCTTGACGCTGCTGCCCATATCACCTCTCTGGTCCCTGCTTTTCTTCTTTATGCTCATTCTGCTCGGGCTGGGCACACAG TTCTGCCTGCTGGAGACTCTGGTGACGGCTGTAGTTGATGAGATCGGTACTGACTGGATTATCCGAAATAAGACGTATGTCACTCTGGGCGTCGCCATTATAGGTTTCCTGCTCGGAGTACCACTGACCACACAG GCAGGGATATATTGGTTGCTGCTTATGGACAACTATGCTGCCAGCTTCTCGTTAGTCGTCATCTCTTGCATCATGTGCATCTGCATAATGTATGTCTATG GCCACAGGAACTACTTTAGAGATGTGGAGATGATGCTGGGCTTCCCTCCTCCCATCTTTTTCAGGATCTGCTGGAGATTTGTGTCTCCTTTGATTATTACT ttcatCCTGATCTTTACAGTGATCCAGTATAAGCCTATTACCTACAATGACTACGTATATCCTAGTTGGTCATTGGTCATTGGGTTTGCCATGGCTTTGTCTTCAGTAATCTGTATACCAATCTATGCTCTGTTCAAGATTGCCATGTCTGAGGGATCCACATTTGCAGAG CGTTTGAAGAACTCCGTCAAGCCGGACCCAGACTGGGGcccggccctccaggagcacCGCAAGGGCCGGTACGCCGCCATGGGCCCCGAATCTGTGGAGGTGTGTCCCCTCAAAGAAGAACTAAAGGACGAGGGCAAAGAGAAACTCAAGGAGAAAGAAACGGATGAGATCGGTCTGACCATCCCCGGAAGCAACGGCTCCACGTTGAACCCCACACCCAGCGCATAG
- the slc6a9 gene encoding sodium- and chloride-dependent glycine transporter 1 isoform X1 produces the protein MGPAGQIFSLRSARQILGANGNNPNTWAFHRAQGQRSQSAKNEPKELNNSLLSWKNGAVPGEPVKKDENSRRGNWGNQIEFVLTSVGYAVGLGNVWRFPYLCYRNGGGAFMFPYFIMLVFCGIPLFFLELSFGQFTSLGCLGVWKVSPMFKGVGYGMMVVSTYIGIYYNVVICIAFYYFFMSMTNVLPWTYCNNPWNTPDCSGVAGTPRANATFANVSAVVSGVTEIVNRTKRTSPSEEYWRNYVLNTSDGIGNFGEVRLPILGCLAVSWVVVFLCLIRGVKSSGKVVYFTATFPYVVLTILFIRGITLEGAIMGIKYYLTPQWHKILDAKVWGDAASQIFYSLGCAWGGLITMASYNKFHNNCFRDSIIISVTNCATSVYAGFVIFSILGFMAHHLGVDVSEVADHGPGLAFVAYPEALTLLPISPLWSLLFFFMLILLGLGTQFCLLETLVTAVVDEIGTDWIIRNKTYVTLGVAIIGFLLGVPLTTQAGIYWLLLMDNYAASFSLVVISCIMCICIMYVYGHRNYFRDVEMMLGFPPPIFFRICWRFVSPLIITFILIFTVIQYKPITYNDYVYPSWSLVIGFAMALSSVICIPIYALFKIAMSEGSTFAERLKNSVKPDPDWGPALQEHRKGRYAAMGPESVEVCPLKEELKDEGKEKLKEKETDEIGLTIPGSNGSTLNPTPSA, from the exons ATGGGCCCAGCTGGGCAAATTTTCTCTCTGCGCTCAGCAAGACAGATCCTTGGAGCGAACGGCAACAATCCAAACACCTGGGCATTCCACAGAGCACAAGGGCAAAGATCACAGAGTGCAAAGAATGAACCAAAAGAATTAAACAATTCATTGCTCAGCTGGAAg AATGGTGCAGTTCCAGGGGAGCCTGTGAAGAAAGATGAAAACTCCAGACGGGGTAACTGGGGAAACCAGATTGAGTTTGTCCTCACCAGTGTGGGCTACGCAGTTGGACTTGGTAATGTCTGGAGGTTTCCTTACCTCTGCTACCGAAATGGAGGAG GTGCCTTCATGTTCCCATACTTCATCATGCTGGTGTTTTGTGGCATCCCATTGTTCTTCCTGGAGCTCTCGTTTGGGCAGTTCACCTCTCTCGGATGCCTGGGAGTCTGGAAGGTCAGCCCCATGTTTAAAG GTGTGGGCTATGGAATGATGGTGGTCTCTACATACATTGGAATCTACTACAATGTGGTGATTTGCATCGCATTTTATTACTTCTTCATGTCAATGACAAACGTGCTGCCCTGGACGTACTGTAACAACCCCTGGAACACACCTGACTGCAGTGGGGTGGCGGGAACTCCACGAGCGAATGCCACCTTTGCCAACGTGTCTGCTGTCGTGTCTGGGGTGACTGAAATAGTCAACCGGACTAAGAGGACAAGTCCTAGTGAAGAATACTGGAG GAACTACGTGCTGAATACATCTGATGGAATTGGGAATTTTGGGGAGGTGCGACTTCCCATCCTAGGCTGTCTGGCTGTGTCTTGGGTCGTGGTGTTTCTTTGTCTCATTCGTGGGGTCAAATCATCAGGCAAG GTGGTGTATTTCACAGCGACCTTCCCGTATGTGGTGCTCACTATTCTCTTCATCAGAGGAATCACGCTGGAGGGAGCCATCATGGGCATCAAATACTACCTGACTCCTCAGTGGCATAAAATTTTAGATGCAAAG GTGTGGGGAGATGCAGCATCACAAATCTTCTATTCCTTGGGCTGTGCCTGGGGTGGGCTGATCACCATGGCTTCATATAATAAGTTTCACAATAACTGTTTCAG AGACAGCATCATCATCAGCGTAACAAACTGTGCCACCAGTGTGTACGCCGGCTTTGTCATCTTCTCCATCCTGGGCTTCATGGCTCATCATCTAGGAGTGGACGTGTCGGAGGTGGCCGATCACGGGCCGGGTCTAGCGTTTGTGGCTTATCCGGAAGCCTTGACGCTGCTGCCCATATCACCTCTCTGGTCCCTGCTTTTCTTCTTTATGCTCATTCTGCTCGGGCTGGGCACACAG TTCTGCCTGCTGGAGACTCTGGTGACGGCTGTAGTTGATGAGATCGGTACTGACTGGATTATCCGAAATAAGACGTATGTCACTCTGGGCGTCGCCATTATAGGTTTCCTGCTCGGAGTACCACTGACCACACAG GCAGGGATATATTGGTTGCTGCTTATGGACAACTATGCTGCCAGCTTCTCGTTAGTCGTCATCTCTTGCATCATGTGCATCTGCATAATGTATGTCTATG GCCACAGGAACTACTTTAGAGATGTGGAGATGATGCTGGGCTTCCCTCCTCCCATCTTTTTCAGGATCTGCTGGAGATTTGTGTCTCCTTTGATTATTACT ttcatCCTGATCTTTACAGTGATCCAGTATAAGCCTATTACCTACAATGACTACGTATATCCTAGTTGGTCATTGGTCATTGGGTTTGCCATGGCTTTGTCTTCAGTAATCTGTATACCAATCTATGCTCTGTTCAAGATTGCCATGTCTGAGGGATCCACATTTGCAGAG CGTTTGAAGAACTCCGTCAAGCCGGACCCAGACTGGGGcccggccctccaggagcacCGCAAGGGCCGGTACGCCGCCATGGGCCCCGAATCTGTGGAGGTGTGTCCCCTCAAAGAAGAACTAAAGGACGAGGGCAAAGAGAAACTCAAGGAGAAAGAAACGGATGAGATCGGTCTGACCATCCCCGGAAGCAACGGCTCCACGTTGAACCCCACACCCAGCGCATAG
- the slc6a9 gene encoding sodium- and chloride-dependent glycine transporter 1 isoform X3, with amino-acid sequence MEEKQFSGILNGAVPGEPVKKDENSRRGNWGNQIEFVLTSVGYAVGLGNVWRFPYLCYRNGGGAFMFPYFIMLVFCGIPLFFLELSFGQFTSLGCLGVWKVSPMFKGVGYGMMVVSTYIGIYYNVVICIAFYYFFMSMTNVLPWTYCNNPWNTPDCSGVAGTPRANATFANVSAVVSGVTEIVNRTKRTSPSEEYWRNYVLNTSDGIGNFGEVRLPILGCLAVSWVVVFLCLIRGVKSSGKVVYFTATFPYVVLTILFIRGITLEGAIMGIKYYLTPQWHKILDAKVWGDAASQIFYSLGCAWGGLITMASYNKFHNNCFRDSIIISVTNCATSVYAGFVIFSILGFMAHHLGVDVSEVADHGPGLAFVAYPEALTLLPISPLWSLLFFFMLILLGLGTQFCLLETLVTAVVDEIGTDWIIRNKTYVTLGVAIIGFLLGVPLTTQAGIYWLLLMDNYAASFSLVVISCIMCICIMYVYGHRNYFRDVEMMLGFPPPIFFRICWRFVSPLIITFILIFTVIQYKPITYNDYVYPSWSLVIGFAMALSSVICIPIYALFKIAMSEGSTFAERLKNSVKPDPDWGPALQEHRKGRYAAMGPESVEVCPLKEELKDEGKEKLKEKETDEIGLTIPGSNGSTLNPTPSA; translated from the exons AATGGTGCAGTTCCAGGGGAGCCTGTGAAGAAAGATGAAAACTCCAGACGGGGTAACTGGGGAAACCAGATTGAGTTTGTCCTCACCAGTGTGGGCTACGCAGTTGGACTTGGTAATGTCTGGAGGTTTCCTTACCTCTGCTACCGAAATGGAGGAG GTGCCTTCATGTTCCCATACTTCATCATGCTGGTGTTTTGTGGCATCCCATTGTTCTTCCTGGAGCTCTCGTTTGGGCAGTTCACCTCTCTCGGATGCCTGGGAGTCTGGAAGGTCAGCCCCATGTTTAAAG GTGTGGGCTATGGAATGATGGTGGTCTCTACATACATTGGAATCTACTACAATGTGGTGATTTGCATCGCATTTTATTACTTCTTCATGTCAATGACAAACGTGCTGCCCTGGACGTACTGTAACAACCCCTGGAACACACCTGACTGCAGTGGGGTGGCGGGAACTCCACGAGCGAATGCCACCTTTGCCAACGTGTCTGCTGTCGTGTCTGGGGTGACTGAAATAGTCAACCGGACTAAGAGGACAAGTCCTAGTGAAGAATACTGGAG GAACTACGTGCTGAATACATCTGATGGAATTGGGAATTTTGGGGAGGTGCGACTTCCCATCCTAGGCTGTCTGGCTGTGTCTTGGGTCGTGGTGTTTCTTTGTCTCATTCGTGGGGTCAAATCATCAGGCAAG GTGGTGTATTTCACAGCGACCTTCCCGTATGTGGTGCTCACTATTCTCTTCATCAGAGGAATCACGCTGGAGGGAGCCATCATGGGCATCAAATACTACCTGACTCCTCAGTGGCATAAAATTTTAGATGCAAAG GTGTGGGGAGATGCAGCATCACAAATCTTCTATTCCTTGGGCTGTGCCTGGGGTGGGCTGATCACCATGGCTTCATATAATAAGTTTCACAATAACTGTTTCAG AGACAGCATCATCATCAGCGTAACAAACTGTGCCACCAGTGTGTACGCCGGCTTTGTCATCTTCTCCATCCTGGGCTTCATGGCTCATCATCTAGGAGTGGACGTGTCGGAGGTGGCCGATCACGGGCCGGGTCTAGCGTTTGTGGCTTATCCGGAAGCCTTGACGCTGCTGCCCATATCACCTCTCTGGTCCCTGCTTTTCTTCTTTATGCTCATTCTGCTCGGGCTGGGCACACAG TTCTGCCTGCTGGAGACTCTGGTGACGGCTGTAGTTGATGAGATCGGTACTGACTGGATTATCCGAAATAAGACGTATGTCACTCTGGGCGTCGCCATTATAGGTTTCCTGCTCGGAGTACCACTGACCACACAG GCAGGGATATATTGGTTGCTGCTTATGGACAACTATGCTGCCAGCTTCTCGTTAGTCGTCATCTCTTGCATCATGTGCATCTGCATAATGTATGTCTATG GCCACAGGAACTACTTTAGAGATGTGGAGATGATGCTGGGCTTCCCTCCTCCCATCTTTTTCAGGATCTGCTGGAGATTTGTGTCTCCTTTGATTATTACT ttcatCCTGATCTTTACAGTGATCCAGTATAAGCCTATTACCTACAATGACTACGTATATCCTAGTTGGTCATTGGTCATTGGGTTTGCCATGGCTTTGTCTTCAGTAATCTGTATACCAATCTATGCTCTGTTCAAGATTGCCATGTCTGAGGGATCCACATTTGCAGAG CGTTTGAAGAACTCCGTCAAGCCGGACCCAGACTGGGGcccggccctccaggagcacCGCAAGGGCCGGTACGCCGCCATGGGCCCCGAATCTGTGGAGGTGTGTCCCCTCAAAGAAGAACTAAAGGACGAGGGCAAAGAGAAACTCAAGGAGAAAGAAACGGATGAGATCGGTCTGACCATCCCCGGAAGCAACGGCTCCACGTTGAACCCCACACCCAGCGCATAG